The following coding sequences lie in one Bifidobacterium sp. ESL0690 genomic window:
- the hemH gene encoding ferrochelatase, producing MAENKTAVLLMGLGAPDNVEEIRDFYTGIHGGKPSEEMYQSVKEHYEIIGGTSPLGRITGEQAENLQQKLDQDHPGEYKVYLAFKYAEPTIFGTIDQIVADGYTKIVGLPLFPERSYASGDYHNRAETRLALYPQVSYRAVRGWWLDHNLIEYWADRLKDEQEVIDRPDTKVILSSHSLQTRVVKSGDPYTDQAVEVAEAVAKAAGLDESKYVIAWQNGGSTPEEWVLPDINDVAKDLVENQGIKTIVSGSLSFIADNLEVLFGVDVGFKKTVEGLGAKLIRLPLPNTDPLLIAALEDAALGI from the coding sequence ATGGCAGAGAACAAAACGGCTGTGTTGCTTATGGGCCTCGGTGCTCCCGACAACGTCGAGGAGATCCGGGATTTCTATACCGGCATCCACGGCGGCAAGCCCAGTGAGGAAATGTATCAGTCGGTGAAAGAACATTACGAGATCATCGGCGGCACCTCGCCGCTTGGTCGCATCACCGGCGAGCAGGCCGAGAACTTGCAGCAAAAGCTTGACCAGGATCATCCCGGCGAATATAAGGTTTATTTGGCATTCAAATATGCGGAGCCCACGATTTTCGGGACCATCGACCAGATTGTGGCAGACGGCTATACGAAAATCGTCGGCCTGCCGCTCTTCCCGGAGCGTTCCTACGCCAGCGGCGACTACCACAACCGCGCCGAAACCCGACTTGCGCTCTATCCGCAGGTCTCGTATCGTGCGGTGCGCGGTTGGTGGCTCGACCACAATCTCATCGAATATTGGGCCGACAGACTCAAAGACGAGCAGGAAGTGATTGACCGCCCCGACACGAAGGTCATCCTGAGCTCGCACAGTCTGCAGACCCGAGTCGTTAAAAGCGGCGACCCGTACACTGACCAGGCCGTTGAAGTCGCCGAAGCCGTGGCGAAGGCGGCCGGTCTTGACGAAAGCAAGTACGTCATCGCCTGGCAGAACGGCGGCAGCACGCCGGAGGAGTGGGTTCTGCCAGACATCAATGACGTGGCCAAAGACCTGGTCGAAAACCAAGGCATCAAGACCATCGTTTCGGGTTCGCTGAGCTTCATCGCCGACAACCTTGAGGTGCTGTTCGGCGTGGACGTTGGCTTCAAGAAGACCGTCGAGGGCTTGGGTGCCAAGCTCATTCGCCTCCCACTGCCGAACACCGACCCGCTGCTCATCGCCGCGCTGGAGGATGCGGCGCTCGGAATTTGA
- the hemH gene encoding ferrochelatase — MGQQVTAVLLMGFGTPYQSSDIMNFCTCMFGGHKPSEQVYEGVKSHYDALNMGGISPLAHVTDDQAEALQHRLDRDFPGRYKVYTGFKYIEPFIEDVADQIAADGITDVRGIALAPQYSTSTNEGYHRRAEAQFAKHPHMVYTAVRGWWSDEHLVRFWADRLEEVRETVDKPNTRVLLVSHSVKNTVIEGGDPYRDEAVNNAKAVAERAGLVDGKWSVAWQCGGPSADKWLAPDIEVAVRDFIDRGEADTFVVAPLSFIADNVEVLYDIDIELKANVEKLGGTLIRLRMPNDDPLLVEALEDLVCEGEIKAPAKAAMPCARCMKSA, encoded by the coding sequence ATGGGCCAACAAGTCACGGCGGTGCTGCTGATGGGTTTCGGCACGCCATATCAATCCAGCGACATCATGAATTTCTGCACCTGCATGTTCGGCGGGCACAAGCCGAGCGAGCAGGTCTACGAAGGCGTGAAATCGCATTATGACGCGCTGAACATGGGCGGCATCTCGCCGTTGGCCCACGTCACCGACGATCAGGCCGAGGCATTGCAGCACCGGCTCGACCGCGATTTCCCCGGCCGGTACAAGGTCTATACCGGCTTCAAATACATCGAGCCCTTCATCGAGGACGTGGCCGACCAAATCGCCGCCGACGGCATCACTGACGTGCGTGGCATTGCGCTGGCGCCGCAGTATTCCACTTCGACCAACGAGGGTTACCATCGCCGGGCCGAGGCTCAGTTCGCCAAGCATCCGCATATGGTCTACACCGCGGTGCGCGGCTGGTGGTCCGACGAGCATCTCGTCCGTTTCTGGGCCGACCGGCTTGAAGAAGTTCGCGAGACGGTGGACAAGCCGAATACCAGAGTTTTGCTGGTCTCGCATAGTGTCAAGAACACCGTGATCGAAGGCGGCGACCCCTACCGCGACGAGGCGGTCAACAATGCCAAGGCCGTGGCCGAGCGTGCCGGCCTTGTTGACGGAAAGTGGTCGGTGGCCTGGCAGTGCGGCGGTCCGTCCGCCGACAAATGGCTGGCGCCGGACATCGAGGTCGCCGTGCGCGACTTTATCGACAGGGGCGAGGCGGACACGTTCGTCGTGGCCCCACTGAGTTTCATCGCCGACAACGTCGAAGTGCTCTACGACATCGACATCGAGCTCAAGGCCAACGTCGAAAAGCTCGGCGGCACGTTGATTCGTCTGCGTATGCCCAACGATGATCCGCTGCTCGTCGAGGCGTTGGAGGACTTGGTATGTGAAGGCGAGATCAAAGCTCCGGCGAAAGCCGCCATGCCTTGTGCTCGTTGCATGAAAAGCGCGTAG
- the hemH gene encoding ferrochelatase: MTSENSGNATSAPKKAVLLMAYGTPYKTEDLMGYYTNIRHGVKPPQKLYDELAGRYEAIGGTSPLAKITDDQVAGLQAALDRDHPGEYVVRKGFKYIEPYIAQTIDEFAEAGITHIYGLPLAPQYSVYSVENYHERAQEALKKHPEIAYHPIRSWWKDENLIKFWADQLIAMKDLTDRTDTKVIFSAHSLPMRIINGGDPYLDEVTNNAKTVAKAAGLRSDQYTIAWQSAGRTGEPWIGPDFKETAKDLIQNGGISTIVSGSLGFIVDNLEILDDVDIELKGEIESVGGKLRRLQMPNADPLLEAALEDAVLAAE; encoded by the coding sequence ATGACAAGTGAAAATTCCGGCAACGCAACCTCCGCCCCCAAGAAGGCGGTGCTCCTCATGGCCTACGGCACCCCGTACAAAACCGAGGATCTGATGGGCTATTACACCAACATTCGTCACGGCGTAAAGCCGCCGCAAAAGCTGTATGACGAACTTGCTGGACGTTACGAAGCCATCGGCGGCACCTCGCCGCTCGCCAAGATTACCGACGACCAGGTGGCCGGCCTGCAGGCTGCGCTCGACCGCGATCATCCCGGTGAATACGTGGTGCGCAAGGGCTTCAAATACATCGAGCCTTATATCGCCCAGACCATCGACGAATTTGCCGAGGCCGGTATCACCCATATCTACGGTCTTCCGCTGGCCCCGCAGTATTCGGTCTATTCTGTGGAAAACTATCACGAGCGTGCGCAGGAAGCCCTGAAAAAGCATCCCGAAATCGCCTATCATCCCATTCGCAGCTGGTGGAAGGACGAGAACCTCATCAAGTTCTGGGCCGACCAACTCATCGCCATGAAGGATCTCACCGACCGTACCGACACCAAGGTCATCTTCAGCGCCCACAGCTTGCCGATGCGCATCATCAACGGCGGCGACCCGTACCTCGACGAAGTGACCAACAACGCCAAGACTGTCGCCAAGGCCGCCGGCCTGCGAAGCGACCAATACACCATCGCTTGGCAGAGCGCCGGGCGCACCGGTGAGCCGTGGATTGGGCCTGATTTCAAGGAAACCGCCAAGGACCTCATCCAAAACGGTGGGATTTCGACCATCGTCTCAGGTTCGCTCGGCTTCATCGTCGACAACCTCGAGATTCTGGACGACGTCGACATCGAGCTGAAAGGCGAAATCGAATCCGTGGGCGGCAAACTCCGTCGCCTGCAGATGCCGAATGCCGATCCGCTGCTGGAAGCTGCGCTCGAAGACGCGGTTTTGGCTGCCGAATAA
- a CDS encoding MFS transporter codes for MSDAVSKTATKAANKAADAAKTVGRAVRKPPIWFYALVVFVTQLDSGSAGTLLSSIVKTFGLTTLSSSWVAGIYTLGLVVGTPIMANLSDTRGTKKVFLWELGFWFVGCLITALAPMYPLMLAGRFIQAIGDSGIMVLAMNELMQAARKNHQGRRVSFVGVVAGLSAVAGPALAGMAIGVAKNWRVFYYGMLPVLLILFILAWFVMDNQLAATSTKTDLAGLCSFSVALLTLMLGITMSQHFKQYWIMVLALFVIAVVAFLLFLYFEKKLDKSTMPFLPISLFRNRSYVLTLALAMVGGSLFSLFVYIPTYVYVVFHLSKALSGMTMMGTGLGSLIGSYVGGIFVDKLGNKKALIVSSAINGISVIGILLTAHSLPAFFVLSTLFGFGLGAFMSSPLQVIAGRLAAPDQRMQAIGGVSACKKIGMTIAPLIFASAQLVGSVHGNPTLTSFRCMFLVALAIAVVCIVLTLFIPFNKGNIDNDK; via the coding sequence ATGAGTGACGCTGTATCCAAAACCGCGACCAAAGCAGCTAATAAAGCCGCCGACGCAGCGAAAACCGTAGGTCGCGCCGTGCGCAAGCCACCAATCTGGTTCTACGCTCTGGTCGTCTTCGTCACCCAGCTCGACAGCGGATCGGCGGGCACGCTGCTTTCCTCGATTGTCAAGACCTTCGGCCTTACGACACTGAGCTCCTCGTGGGTCGCCGGCATCTACACGCTGGGCCTCGTGGTCGGCACGCCGATCATGGCGAACCTTTCCGACACCCGCGGCACCAAGAAGGTCTTCCTCTGGGAGCTTGGCTTCTGGTTCGTCGGCTGCCTGATTACTGCCCTTGCACCGATGTACCCGCTGATGCTCGCCGGCCGCTTCATCCAGGCCATCGGCGACAGCGGCATCATGGTGCTCGCGATGAACGAGCTCATGCAGGCCGCTCGTAAGAACCATCAGGGCCGCAGGGTTTCGTTCGTCGGCGTGGTCGCAGGGCTTTCCGCCGTGGCAGGTCCGGCGCTGGCAGGTATGGCTATCGGTGTGGCCAAGAACTGGCGCGTCTTCTATTACGGCATGCTCCCCGTTCTGCTCATCCTCTTCATTTTGGCTTGGTTTGTCATGGACAACCAGCTTGCAGCGACGAGCACCAAAACCGATTTGGCCGGCCTGTGCTCCTTCTCTGTAGCGCTGTTGACGCTGATGCTCGGCATCACGATGAGCCAGCACTTCAAGCAGTACTGGATTATGGTTCTCGCACTCTTCGTCATCGCCGTGGTCGCGTTCCTGCTCTTCCTCTACTTCGAAAAGAAGCTCGACAAGTCCACGATGCCGTTCCTGCCGATCAGCCTGTTCCGCAATCGTTCCTACGTCCTGACCCTCGCGCTCGCAATGGTCGGTGGCAGCCTCTTCTCGCTGTTCGTCTACATTCCCACCTACGTCTATGTCGTATTCCATCTTTCCAAGGCGCTTTCCGGCATGACCATGATGGGCACTGGCCTTGGCAGTCTGATCGGTTCATACGTCGGTGGCATTTTCGTCGATAAGCTCGGCAACAAGAAGGCTTTGATCGTTTCAAGTGCCATCAACGGCATTTCCGTAATCGGCATCCTTCTTACGGCGCACAGCCTGCCGGCATTCTTCGTGCTTTCGACCCTGTTCGGTTTCGGCCTGGGTGCGTTCATGTCTTCGCCGCTGCAGGTCATCGCGGGCCGCTTGGCCGCACCGGACCAGCGCATGCAGGCCATCGGCGGTGTCTCGGCGTGCAAGAAGATCGGCATGACCATTGCCCCGCTCATCTTCGCTTCCGCCCAGCTCGTCGGCAGCGTGCACGGCAATCCGACGTTGACCTCATTCCGTTGCATGTTCCTCGTGGCGCTCGCCATCGCCGTAGTGTGCATCGTACTGACCCTATTCATCCCCTTCAATAAAGGAAACATCGATAATGACAAGTGA
- the hemQ gene encoding hydrogen peroxide-dependent heme synthase codes for MQEPVATLDGWYCLDLWWTMDWPSFQKQSPEVQRREVNEFKQMLAEFEANEEAGKGSWYLFDVSGTKGDLGLILYRETLDELNEIENRLAKLPLSAYLTRSGSFVSIGESGTYSGKPKTDRGWGYVNRAVKPKLPKKPYVCFYPMSKTRNPGANWYTLPFEQRQAYMKDHGKIGRSFGGRVLPFITGAMGLDDHEWGVLLLADDPLVFKKIIEAMRYAEASAIYGEFPYFVSGTYLPVEDLDHFFLDGWEVSRPKPGARHTLEGEVIPAGADEPVPSQPVMPQHPTASEQSAASAPNPEANHHE; via the coding sequence ATGCAAGAACCAGTAGCGACATTGGATGGTTGGTATTGCCTGGATTTGTGGTGGACGATGGATTGGCCGTCGTTCCAGAAGCAGAGTCCCGAGGTGCAGCGCAGGGAAGTCAACGAGTTCAAGCAGATGCTTGCCGAATTCGAGGCCAACGAGGAAGCCGGCAAAGGTAGCTGGTACCTCTTCGACGTCAGCGGCACCAAAGGCGACCTTGGCCTGATCCTCTACCGTGAGACGCTCGACGAACTCAACGAAATCGAGAACCGCTTGGCGAAGCTACCCCTTTCGGCGTACCTGACCAGGTCGGGTTCGTTCGTCTCGATCGGCGAGTCCGGCACCTATTCCGGCAAGCCGAAGACGGATCGCGGCTGGGGTTATGTCAACCGCGCGGTCAAGCCGAAGCTGCCGAAGAAGCCGTACGTCTGCTTCTACCCGATGTCGAAGACACGCAACCCGGGCGCCAATTGGTACACGCTTCCCTTCGAGCAGCGCCAAGCCTACATGAAGGACCACGGCAAGATTGGTCGTTCGTTCGGCGGCCGTGTGCTGCCGTTCATCACCGGCGCGATGGGGCTTGACGACCACGAGTGGGGTGTCCTGCTTTTGGCCGACGATCCGCTGGTTTTCAAGAAGATCATCGAAGCGATGCGTTACGCCGAAGCGAGCGCCATTTATGGTGAATTCCCTTATTTCGTATCGGGAACGTATTTGCCGGTCGAAGACCTTGATCACTTCTTCCTTGACGGCTGGGAGGTAAGTCGCCCGAAGCCGGGCGCCCGCCACACGCTCGAAGGAGAGGTCATCCCTGCCGGAGCCGATGAACCGGTCCCTTCGCAACCAGTCATGCCACAGCACCCAACCGCGTCGGAACAATCCGCCGCATCCGCACCAAACCCAGAGGCCAATCATCATGAGTGA
- a CDS encoding heavy metal translocating P-type ATPase produces MSQVSKRAAKQSVAANGQAQEDDPDAVRKAEIKALDRRLIVAAVLTIPVFVFAMFHMWLKAFIPMGVIDFFTNPWVEFVFITPVMFYSGWPIHRTGWLALIHRAPEMNSLVALGTAASYTYSVVVTVMPGILPPSAREPYFESVGTIITLMLLGQLLEAHARLGTGESIRALINLTPKTAHVVRDGKELDINADQVEVGDIVVIKPGEQLPVDGKVISGQTSIDESMITGESIPVAKGVGDTVTGATINGNGTLRYRATKVGRDTVLAQIIKLVRTAQTSKAPIQKLADKISGYFVPGVILIAIWTFVIWWVFGPAPQGLYGLVSAVAVLVIACPCALGIATPLSVTISTGKAARYGVLIRSAEALQTARDVDTVVLDKTGTITRGKPELTDIGWVGDAASKDDSDKANTQKQRDNLLSLIAGAEQVSEHPLAQAIVKGAEQRKLTVPAADSFEAVPGSGVVAKVAGHNVIVGNAGLMKSRNISTSESSPANGDSENLAAAENGKKAKVSDSDKTGFGHDAHSQSNHVEKLFADYAQKGKTPILAAVDGKLVAVLAVADTVKPDSAKAIAALRERGLQVVMLTGDNKTTATAMANEVGVDRVIAGVRPERKAEEIVRLQNEGHMVGMVGDGINDAPALAAADVGFAIGTGTDVAIESSDITLVSGSLTGLVTAIDLSRAAMRNIKQNLGFAFGYNGIGIPVAAGILYPLWHIMLNPMIAGAAMAFSSLSVVLNANRLRSFNPATVKPRRFTFKLHERHVELKGAVTTDGEGSKDKSSTGSQADGTSRVSSRPSASARPSTSARPSVTSASSASPSQPVSADSTSIPALSFDGRKVTTQSVGASEDTPQKNNQPAKAKEGTTMDMNMSGSASTVKDPVCGMMIDPKTAAGSQEYNGKTYYFCSDNCAKSFAADPAKYAA; encoded by the coding sequence ATGAGTCAAGTCAGCAAGCGGGCGGCGAAGCAATCTGTCGCAGCCAACGGGCAAGCCCAGGAAGATGACCCGGACGCGGTGCGCAAGGCCGAGATCAAGGCACTCGACCGCAGGCTTATCGTCGCCGCGGTCCTGACGATTCCCGTCTTTGTCTTTGCCATGTTCCACATGTGGCTCAAGGCGTTCATCCCCATGGGTGTCATCGATTTCTTTACCAACCCCTGGGTCGAGTTCGTCTTCATCACACCGGTCATGTTTTATTCCGGCTGGCCGATTCACCGCACCGGCTGGCTGGCACTGATTCACCGCGCTCCCGAAATGAACTCGTTGGTGGCGCTGGGAACCGCCGCGTCCTACACGTATAGCGTCGTGGTCACCGTGATGCCGGGTATTCTGCCGCCGAGCGCGCGCGAGCCATATTTCGAATCCGTCGGCACCATTATTACGTTGATGCTGCTGGGGCAGTTGCTTGAGGCGCACGCACGTTTGGGCACAGGCGAATCGATTCGCGCGCTGATTAATTTGACGCCGAAAACCGCCCATGTTGTGCGCGACGGCAAGGAACTCGACATCAACGCCGATCAGGTTGAGGTCGGCGATATCGTCGTCATTAAGCCGGGGGAGCAGCTTCCGGTCGACGGCAAAGTGATTTCCGGCCAGACTTCCATCGACGAATCCATGATTACCGGCGAATCCATCCCGGTTGCCAAAGGTGTTGGCGATACCGTCACCGGCGCGACCATCAATGGCAACGGAACCTTACGATATCGTGCTACGAAGGTCGGGCGAGATACGGTGCTCGCGCAGATCATCAAGCTCGTGCGCACGGCCCAGACCTCGAAGGCACCGATTCAGAAACTCGCCGACAAGATTTCCGGCTATTTCGTGCCGGGCGTCATCCTTATTGCCATTTGGACATTCGTCATCTGGTGGGTCTTCGGTCCCGCGCCGCAAGGTTTGTATGGTCTCGTTTCGGCCGTGGCCGTGCTGGTCATCGCCTGCCCGTGCGCGTTGGGTATCGCCACTCCGCTTTCAGTGACTATTTCCACTGGCAAGGCCGCGCGTTACGGCGTGCTCATCCGTTCGGCCGAAGCGCTGCAGACCGCGCGTGATGTCGATACCGTTGTGCTCGACAAAACCGGAACCATCACTCGTGGCAAGCCGGAACTGACCGACATCGGTTGGGTCGGTGATGCTGCGAGCAAAGACGACAGCGACAAGGCGAATACGCAAAAGCAACGGGACAATCTGCTCTCGCTAATTGCTGGGGCCGAGCAGGTTTCCGAGCATCCGCTTGCGCAAGCCATCGTCAAAGGCGCTGAGCAACGCAAACTGACCGTGCCTGCGGCAGATTCGTTTGAAGCCGTTCCTGGCAGCGGGGTAGTGGCGAAAGTCGCCGGCCACAATGTCATTGTTGGCAATGCCGGACTGATGAAAAGCCGCAATATCAGTACTTCAGAATCGTCGCCTGCGAATGGTGACAGCGAAAATCTTGCTGCTGCCGAAAACGGTAAAAAGGCGAAGGTATCAGATTCTGATAAAACTGGATTCGGGCATGATGCCCATTCGCAATCCAACCATGTTGAAAAGTTGTTTGCCGATTACGCTCAAAAAGGCAAGACCCCGATTCTGGCTGCTGTCGATGGCAAGTTGGTCGCCGTGCTGGCGGTGGCGGATACTGTCAAGCCGGATTCGGCCAAGGCTATCGCCGCGCTGCGTGAGCGTGGGCTTCAGGTGGTCATGCTGACCGGCGACAACAAGACGACGGCAACGGCGATGGCCAACGAAGTCGGCGTCGACCGCGTCATCGCAGGCGTGCGTCCCGAACGCAAGGCCGAGGAAATCGTGCGGCTGCAGAACGAGGGCCACATGGTCGGGATGGTCGGCGACGGCATCAACGATGCTCCGGCGCTCGCGGCCGCCGATGTCGGCTTCGCCATCGGCACCGGTACCGACGTGGCCATCGAGTCCTCTGACATCACGCTGGTCTCCGGAAGTCTCACCGGCTTGGTGACCGCCATTGATCTGTCGCGTGCGGCCATGCGCAACATCAAGCAGAACCTCGGCTTCGCCTTCGGCTACAACGGCATCGGCATCCCGGTTGCCGCCGGTATCCTCTACCCGCTCTGGCACATCATGCTTAACCCCATGATTGCCGGCGCCGCGATGGCGTTCTCTTCGCTTTCCGTGGTCCTGAATGCGAACCGCTTGCGTTCGTTCAACCCGGCCACGGTCAAGCCGCGTCGTTTCACCTTCAAGCTCCACGAACGCCACGTCGAGCTCAAAGGTGCTGTGACGACTGATGGCGAAGGCTCGAAGGACAAGTCTTCGACCGGTTCACAGGCCGACGGCACGTCACGAGTTTCGTCCCGTCCGTCAGCTTCGGCTCGGCCTTCCACGTCAGCCCGCCCGTCGGTTACATCTGCTTCCTCAGCATCGCCCTCTCAGCCCGTTTCGGCAGACTCGACTTCCATCCCCGCCTTGTCATTCGACGGTCGCAAGGTGACCACCCAATCTGTTGGCGCGTCTGAAGATACGCCGCAAAAGAACAACCAACCCGCGAAAGCGAAAGAAGGAACCACTATGGATATGAACATGAGCGGTAGCGCCAGCACCGTCAAGGACCCGGTCTGCGGCATGATGATCGACCCGAAGACAGCCGCCGGCAGCCAGGAATACAACGGCAAGACCTACTACTTCTGCAGCGACAACTGCGCGAAGTCCTTCGCCGCCGACCCCGCCAAGTACGCGGCGTGA
- a CDS encoding cupredoxin domain-containing protein — translation MVGNIAVILVALIVSVAIIWYFFAPRKAAQASREGALQTARIVVKGGYTPAEIDVEAGSPVRLQFDRQEDGECSSHVIFSDLGIDQTLPPFKTTDVEFTPTKPGDLPYACGMNMLHGMVHVLPKGAKSKE, via the coding sequence ATGGTTGGCAACATCGCGGTGATTCTGGTGGCGCTGATAGTAAGCGTGGCGATTATCTGGTACTTTTTCGCGCCCCGGAAAGCGGCTCAGGCCAGCCGTGAAGGCGCGTTGCAGACCGCCCGAATCGTGGTCAAAGGCGGCTATACGCCCGCCGAAATCGACGTGGAGGCCGGTTCGCCGGTCCGCCTGCAATTCGACCGTCAGGAGGATGGCGAATGCTCGTCTCACGTCATCTTCAGCGACCTCGGCATCGACCAGACACTGCCGCCGTTCAAGACCACCGATGTCGAATTCACGCCGACGAAGCCCGGTGATCTGCCGTATGCCTGCGGAATGAACATGCTGCACGGCATGGTGCATGTGTTGCCGAAAGGCGCGAAAAGCAAGGAATAA
- a CDS encoding metal-sensitive transcriptional regulator, protein MVTRLRRIEGQVRAITAMVENDTYCIDILTQIAASNSALKSVALLLLDDHLNSCVATAAAKGGPVADEKMDEAIAAITRLVKS, encoded by the coding sequence CTGGTCACCCGCCTGCGTCGCATCGAAGGGCAGGTGCGGGCCATTACCGCCATGGTCGAAAACGACACCTATTGCATCGATATCCTGACCCAAATCGCCGCCTCGAACAGCGCCTTGAAATCGGTGGCACTTCTGCTACTCGACGATCACCTCAACAGCTGCGTGGCCACGGCCGCAGCCAAAGGCGGGCCGGTCGCCGATGAGAAGATGGACGAGGCCATTGCCGCCATCACACGATTGGTGAAGTCCTAA
- a CDS encoding PfkB family carbohydrate kinase, translating into MNIKDIARIAKVSPSTVSKIVNGRDDAISDKTREKVLRLVRQYHYRPYSTQATHAKHWVIGVLLRSSISFDTTLDGILETAQAQGYSVIVFDGFNDEKQELKNINAVCGQDVDGIIWEPVNENSLKLKGHFDDNSIPVITIGPFGGDKTLLMPYEEAAYKLTGELIDRGHRKIGCLMIKGRRTKAFLDGFKRSLYEHDISYDDSLVYYDLDKSILTKIGSHGLTGFVSSHYRKALEFSRLMDSFHYKIPADVSLVSIKNDTNEIFNYPTNTNISTYTIKNAYFGSYICQKLIASMEQTEPQLSSLQQDFHLDNTESIAAPSQGTKRKILVVGDLSIDTYLSVPQLPSEGTTTISQTTSRRPGGNGINQAIGAAKLGHEVALIGNVGSDNESDYLFEAMNRSNIDTSGVRRTHDANTGKSYIFVSPDGDSMISVISGANATLNGRCIHDNERLFDNAAYCLIQSEIPADAMIAAADLANAHGAKVIFKLSSGSDLPNELLAKTDIIILNTYELDILQPGKATIRAKAQNLRTQGAKCVIVTQGADGCYLLDETTQRHYDAAPFQSVDTTGAGDAFVSALASYLLYGYELSEAVAIATYAAGFSTTRQGVIDSLIDRFTLDSFIERVQQENRQGKERENEKAA; encoded by the coding sequence GTGAACATCAAAGACATCGCGCGTATCGCCAAAGTCTCGCCATCGACTGTCTCGAAAATCGTCAACGGCAGAGACGACGCCATCAGCGACAAAACCCGCGAAAAAGTCCTGCGGCTCGTGCGCCAATACCACTACCGGCCATATTCCACTCAGGCGACCCATGCCAAGCACTGGGTCATCGGAGTGCTCCTGCGCTCTTCGATCTCTTTCGACACCACGCTCGACGGCATTCTGGAAACCGCGCAGGCACAAGGATATTCGGTTATCGTCTTCGACGGCTTCAACGACGAAAAACAGGAACTCAAAAACATCAACGCGGTGTGCGGCCAGGATGTGGACGGCATCATCTGGGAACCGGTGAATGAAAACAGCCTGAAGCTCAAAGGTCATTTCGACGACAACTCGATTCCCGTCATCACCATCGGCCCCTTCGGCGGCGACAAAACGCTATTGATGCCTTACGAAGAGGCGGCGTACAAACTTACCGGCGAGCTCATCGACCGCGGACACCGCAAAATCGGATGCCTGATGATCAAAGGCCGCCGCACCAAAGCATTCCTCGACGGCTTCAAACGCAGCCTCTATGAGCACGACATATCGTATGACGATTCATTGGTCTACTACGATCTGGACAAGTCGATTCTGACGAAAATCGGCAGTCACGGCCTCACGGGCTTTGTCAGTTCACATTATCGCAAGGCGCTCGAATTCAGCCGTTTGATGGATTCGTTCCACTATAAAATCCCCGCCGACGTATCGTTGGTTTCCATCAAAAACGACACGAACGAGATATTCAATTACCCCACCAATACCAATATCTCCACCTATACCATCAAAAACGCCTATTTCGGAAGCTATATCTGCCAAAAACTCATTGCCAGCATGGAGCAGACTGAGCCGCAGCTTTCCTCCCTGCAACAGGATTTCCACCTCGACAACACCGAGAGCATCGCCGCACCGTCCCAGGGCACCAAACGCAAGATTCTGGTGGTGGGCGACTTGAGCATCGACACCTATTTGTCGGTTCCCCAACTTCCCAGCGAGGGAACCACGACCATCTCGCAGACCACTTCCCGCAGGCCTGGTGGCAACGGCATCAACCAGGCCATCGGCGCCGCGAAGCTCGGGCACGAAGTCGCGTTGATCGGCAATGTCGGTTCCGACAACGAATCGGACTACCTTTTCGAGGCCATGAACCGTTCAAACATCGATACCTCGGGCGTGCGCAGAACCCACGACGCCAACACCGGGAAATCATATATTTTCGTCAGCCCAGACGGCGACTCGATGATTTCGGTGATATCCGGGGCCAACGCGACGTTGAACGGGCGTTGCATACACGATAACGAGCGGCTGTTCGACAATGCCGCCTATTGCCTCATTCAATCCGAAATACCCGCTGATGCCATGATCGCCGCCGCCGACCTGGCGAACGCGCATGGAGCCAAAGTCATTTTCAAGCTTTCCTCCGGCAGCGACCTGCCCAATGAGCTGCTCGCCAAAACCGACATCATCATCCTCAACACCTACGAGCTCGACATTCTGCAGCCAGGAAAAGCAACGATACGGGCAAAGGCCCAAAACCTTCGGACGCAGGGCGCAAAATGCGTCATCGTCACCCAAGGCGCTGACGGCTGCTACCTGCTCGACGAGACGACGCAACGCCATTACGACGCGGCACCTTTCCAATCAGTGGACACCACTGGCGCAGGCGACGCCTTTGTCAGCGCCCTGGCCTCGTACCTGCTTTACGGCTATGAACTGAGCGAGGCGGTGGCCATCGCCACGTACGCCGCCGGTTTTTCCACCACACGTCAGGGCGTGATCGACTCGTTGATCGACAGATTCACCCTGGATTCCTTTATCGAGCGCGTCCAACAGGAAAACCGGCAGGGAAAAGAGCGGGAAAACGAGAAAGCGGCTTAA